The Puntigrus tetrazona isolate hp1 chromosome 16, ASM1883169v1, whole genome shotgun sequence genome includes a region encoding these proteins:
- the clcn1b gene encoding chloride channel protein 1 isoform X5, with amino-acid sequence MPVILIAYFSPLIPCIPVLSLSHCLSPTPHYFCLSVLIVMVFFGMCLGCVCPDAVILTPPKLPRIVPMFRICWCVPVRWEWPPVSLPRWENPYGYTDILTVGCAVGVGCCFGTPLGGVLFSIEVTSTYFAVRNYWRGYFAATFSAFIFRVLSVWNKDSVTITALFRTNFRMDFPFDLQELPAFAIIGISCGFLGAFFVYLNRQVVLIMRRPTALTRFLTKHRLIYPGAVTLIIASFTFPPGFGQFMAGELMPRECINSLFDNFTWTKIWGSPAPPGLGRSAAWLHPQVSVFIILLLFFVMKFWMSAVSTTMPVPSGAFMPVFILGAAFGRLVGEIMATLFPNGILFDGIVYQILPGGYAVIGAAAMTGAVTHTVSTAVICFELTGQISHILPMMVAVILANMVAQGLQPSLYDSIIQVKKLPYLPELSIGHISKYNIFVEDIMVKKIKFLSPQSTYRELKDLLESTSLKTIPLVDSKESMILLGSIERCELQGSLDLWLSAERRVYIRGEGLSSPGSQVNWESFAFVDEEIGEENGDKGNTVSEECNGPLGSTKTTDVSTNHTTSGALQSMRRTLRRVFSSSSSSGQTEPESPAAPPVVENMTPEEIKAWEEEELDKPIDIDQIRVDPSPFQLVERTSLHKTHTLFSLLGLSHAYVTSIGKLVGVVALKELQKAIEGSTRSGVRLRPPLASFRDARRKAKKPSHSSSVPSSPTRDRELWSEGVKRETKDESDDSCVQTADKECDIAACNSSSQEQLPSPSSSTVPLSSLHSVPEGEADADRESDEEPL; translated from the exons atgccAGTCATACTaattgcatatttctctcctctcATTCCCTGTATTCCCGTTTTATCCCTGTCTCATTGTCTCTCCCCGACACctcattatttttgtctgtctgtattAATAGTGATGGTATTTTTTGGCATGTGTCTTGGATGTGTGTGTCCCGATGCTGTTATTTTAACCCCACCCAAATTACCCAGAATAGTGCCCATGTTCAGGATCTGCTGGTGTGTGCCTGTGCGGTGGGAGTGGCCACCTGTTTCGCTGCCCCGGTGGGAG AACCCCTATGGTTACACAGACATACTGACAGTAGGATGTGCTGTTGGGGTGGGCTGCTGTTTTGGGACTCCTCTCGGAG GTGTGTTGTTCAGTATTGAGGTCACGTCGACATATTTTGCAGTGAGGAATTACTGGAGAGGATATTTCGCTGCCACATTCAGCGCCTTCATATTCCGAGTCCTGTCAGTGTGGAACAAAGATTCTG TTACGATAACAGCGCTGTTTCGTACAAACTTTCGTATGGATTTCCCCTTTGACCTTCAGGAGCTGCCGGCTTTTGCAATAATTGG gaTCTCATGTGGGTTTCTAGGGGCGTTCTTTGTCTATCTGAACAGACAAGTTGTTCTGATCATGAGAAGACCAACGGCTCTTACGCGATTCCTCACAAAACA CCGGTTGATTTACCCTGGTGCCGTGACACTAATTATAGCCTCCTTCACATTTCCTCCGGGCTTCGGTCAGTTCATGGCTGGAGAG CTGATGCCCAGAGAGTGCATTAATTCACTGTTTGATAACTTCACGTGGACAAAGATCTGGGGTTCACCAGCTCCACCTGGACTGGGTCGCTCTGCTGCCTGGCTCCACCCACAAGTCAGCGTCTTCATCATCCTTCTCCTCTTCTTCGTCATGAAG TTCTGGATGTCTGCGGTTTCTACGACAATGCCGGTCCCTTCTGGAGCCTTCATGCCTGTTTTTATATTGG GAGCAGCATTCGGTCGTTTGGTGGGTGAGATCATGGCCACGCTGTTTCCCAACGGCATTCTGTTTGATGGGATCGTGTACCAAATCCTGCCTGGAGGCTATGCAGTGATAG gggcAGCAGCCATGACAGGAGccgtcacacacacagtttcaacAGCAGTCATCTGTTTTGAACTGACGGGTCAAATCTCACACATCCTGCCCATGATGGTGGCCGTGATTCTCGCCAACATGGTGGCACAGGGTCTACAGCCTTCCCTTTATGACTCCATCATTCAGGTCAAAAAGCTGCCCTATCTTCCCGAGCTCAGCATTGGCCACATCAG TAAATATAATATCTTTGTGGAGGACATCATGGTGAAGAAAATAAAGTTTCTGTCGCCTCAGTCCACTTACAGAGAGCTGAAAGATCTCCTGGAGTCCACGTCTCTCAAAACCATCCCACTCGTCGACTCCAAAG AGTCGATGATTCTTTTGGGCTCCATTGAGAGATGTGAACTTCAGGGCTCCTTGGACTTGTGGCTCTCAGCCGAGAGGCGGGTTTATATCCGAGGTGAGGGCTTGTCCAGCCCGGGGTCACAGGTCAACTGGGAGTCCTTCGCCTTTGTGGACGAGGAGATAGGAGAGGAGAACGGAGACAAG GGCAACACGGTCTCTGAAGAGTGCAACGGCCCGCTGGGGTCCACCAAAACCACAGACGTCTCCACTAACCACACCACATCCG GTGCCCTACAGTCTATGAGGAGGACTCTTCGTCGTGTTTTctcctcatcttcctcatcaGGGCAGACTGAGCCGGAG AGCCCTGCAGCTCCTCCTGTAGTTGAAAACATGACTCCTGAAGAG ATCAAAGCCTGGGAAGAGGAAGAGCTGGATAAGCCGATTGACATTGATCAGATCCGTGTTGACCCCTCACCTTTTCAGCTGGTGGAAAGAACATCTTTGCATAAG ACTCACACCCTATTCTCTCTGCTGGGTCTCAGTCATGCTTATGTAACTAGCATTGGTAAACTAGTTGGAGTGGTTGCATTAAAAGAG CTCCAGAAAGCAATCGAGGGTTCGACCCGTAGCGGAGTGCGACTCCGTCCCCCTCTGGCCAGTTTCAGAGACGCCAGACGCAAGGCCAAAAAGCCTTCTCATTCCTCGTCCGTCCCATCCTCTCCCACGCGGGACAGAGAGCTGTGGAGCGAAGGAGTGAAAAGAGAAACTAAAGACGAGTCTGATGATAGCTGTGTCCAGACGGCCGACAAAGAGTGTGATATAGCCGCGTGCAACAGCAGCTCTCAGGAGCAACTgccttctccttcttcttccacagtccctctctcctctcttcatTCTGTGCCTGAAGGAGAGGCGGATGCTGATAGGGAGAGTGACGAGGAGCCTTTATAG